GGCGCTGGCGGGCTGGTTTGGCTGGATCCGCTGAAGGCGCGCGCCGGGCGCGTTTCGTGATAAGGCTGGTTGCATGATGCGGCTGCTGCTGGTTTCCGTTGCGTGCCTGTGCGGAGCGGCAGATCCGCCCGTTGAATGGATCGACCCGGACACCGGCCATCTGGTACGGCGTCTGACAGACGAGCCTGGCAGCGCCAGCCTGTACTTCAACCAGAACGGCTACCTGCCCGGCGGGCGGCGGCTCGTGTATTCGACGCCGGACGGCATTTCGGTGGTGGACTGGGAGACGCGCGAGTCGCGGCGGATTGTCAGCGGGCGGGTGCGCCTGATCGAAGCCGGACGGAAGCATGCGCGCGTATATTACATCCAGGACGGCGCGCTGCACTGGACCGACGCCGATACAGGGGAAACGCGCCGGGTCGGCGCGCTGCCGCCGCGCGGCTCGATCGCCACGATCAACGCCGACGAAACGCTGGCCGCGGGGGCCTACATCGAGGGCGATGCGCAGGTTCCCATGGCGCAGCCGCCCGCTGCCGCGGGGCAGGGCCACTCGCTCGAGCAGCCCCGCAACAAGGGCCAGATGATGGAGCAGCGCTGGGCGGCGCGGCTGCCCATGGCGATCTTCACGATGAACCTGGCCACCGGCGAAACGCGCGTGATTCACCGCGGCAACGACTGGTTCAACCATTTCCTGTTCTCGCCCGCGGACCCGGGGCTGCTGCTGTTCTGCCACGAAGGGCCCTGGCACAAGGTGGACCGCATCTGGACGATCCGCGCCGACGGCGCGGGGCTGCGCAAGATTCACACGCGCACGATGGAGATGGAAATCTTCGGCCACGAATTCTGGAGCGCCGACGGCCGCACGGTCTGGTACGACCTGCAGACGCCGCGCGGAGAGGTGTTCTGGCTGGCCGGGCTGAATCTGGAGACGGGCGAGCGCACGTGGTACCGCCTGCAGCGCAACGAGTGGTCCATCCACTTCAACGTCTCGCGAGACGGGACGCTGTTCTGCGGCGACGGCGGCGATCCGGGGCAGGTGGCGCGGGCGCCCGACGGGCGCTGGATCTACCTGTTCCGTCCGGAGCGCATCCTGAACCGCGGCGTGGAAGACCCGGCGCTGATCCGACCCGGCGTGTTACGGGCCGAGAAACTGGTCAATATGGCGAAGCACGACTACCGGCTGGAGCCCAACGTCAGCTTCACGCCGGATGCGAAGTGGGTGGTGTTCCGCTCGAACATGCTGGGGCCGACGTATGTCTTCGCCGTGCGCGTGGTGCCGGAAAAGACGCCCTCACCGCCGCCGAAGCCTGCCGAATAGCTCTTTGAGCGGCGTCTGGTTCCTGAGCAGGGTGACGAACACGAAATTCTGCTCGAGCCGGTTTCCATTCTGCGGCTTGAAGGCCATGTGAAAAACCCCGGCGTCGAAAGAAAGGTGGCGGCTGAATCGCCAGTTGAGGCCCGCATAGAGGCGGTTCTGCTCGTAGGCGGAGGCGGCGGGCGCCCGGAAGCTGAAAAAGATTTCGTCGTAAAAAGTCAGCGTGACCGGCCCGGGCCGGCCGCTGGAATCGCGGATCGGCTTGTCCAGGCGCAGCATGTAGCGCGGCCGGTCCTGCCAGCGCCAGGTGCGGGGCTCGCCCTCGCGCCAGGGCGAGGACAGACGGCGCTCTTCGAGCCGGAAACGGTGGCGCATGGTGTTGCGGCCCAGAGGGTGCGAATACTCCACCTGCTGGTGAAAGCGGTGCTCGCGCACGACGCCGGAGGGGTCACGCAGGCCGTAGGGGTGCACGCTGAAGTAGGAGTAGGTGAGCGACAGCTGCCAGCGCTCGCCGAGCTGGTAGTTCGCGCCCGGCCGCGCCAGCCACTGCCGCCACGGCGCGCCGTACATCGGGCGGTAGCTGCCGTCGAAGTGCAGGCTCCAGTTGCGGCCCGCCGGATGATCGGCGTTGTAGGAAAGCCACGAGATGCGCTTGTCGTACGGGAGCGGGCCGTTCTGCGCGAACCCCGCCGGCAGCGCCGCCAGCCATGCCGCACAGGCCAGCCACCGCGCGGCCTGCGGCCAACCTCTCCGGCGGACCCAGATCACATGTACATCCCGCCGTTGACGCGCAGCACCGCGCCGGTGATGTAGCCGGCCTCCTCGCTGGCCAGGAACTTCACGGCATGGGCGATGTCCTTCGGCTGGCCGAAACGCTTCAGCGGAATCATCGCCATCATGCGGTCCTTCACTTCCTGGGGCAGCACGGCCGTCATGTCGGTTTCGATGTAGCCGGGCGCGATGGCGTTCACCGTGATGTTGCGGGCGGCCAATTCAAGCGCCAGGCACTTGGTGAGGCCGATCAGGCCCGCCTTGGAGGAGACATAGTTGGCCTGCCCGACGTTGCCCATCTCGCCCACAACGGAGGCGATGTTGATGATACGGCCCCAGCGCTCCTTCATCATGGCCGGGATGACGGCCTGCGCCATATTGAACGCGCCGGTGAGGTTGATCTGGATGACGCGGTCCCAGTCCTCGGGCTTCATGCGCATGGAGAGGGCGTCGCGGGTGATGCCGGCGTTGTTGACCAGCACGTCGATCCGTCGCATCTGCCTGAGCACCGTGTCAACGCCCTGTTTGACGGAATCGCGGCTGGAGACGTCCAGGTCGAGCGTCATGGTCGTGCCGCCGCACTGGCGGATGGCCTCCGCCACTTCTTCGTTCTTTTCCACTTCCGGAGACGCGACCACGACATCATATTGATTGCGGCAGAGTGTGAGCGCGATCTCCCGGCCGATGCCCCGGCTCGCGCCAGTCACCAGCGCCACTCGATGAAACATGAGAACTCCTTGAGCAAAGAGGGTTTCGTCTCTCATGATAGTAAAAGCCGCCCCGCAAGAAGGATTCATCCATGGCCTATACAGATCTCCGTGATTTTGTTCGCGCGCTCGAGCAGGCGGGCGAACTGAAGCGCATTCCGTTCGAGGTGGATCCAAAGCTGGAAATCACCGAGTTCGCCGACCGCGCCGTCAAGCGCGGGGGCCCGGCGCTGCTGTTCGAGAAGCCGAAAGGCTCTTCGATCCCTGTCCTGATCAACGCCTTCGCCAGCATGCGGCGGATGGAGATCGCGCTGGAAGTCTCCTCCGTGGACGAGCACGCGGCGCGCATCTCGGAGATGCTCGAGATGCGCATGCCGCAGGGGCTGATCAACAAACTGAAGATGCTGCCGAAGCTGGCCGACATGGCGAACTTCTTCCCGAAGACCGTCTCCACAGGCCCGTGCAAGGAAGTGATCCGCCGCGACGGCTTTTCGCTGGAAGAGCTGCCCGTGCTGACGTGCTGGCCGGGGGACGCCGGTCCGTTCATCACGCTGCCCATGGTATTCACGCGCAATCCGGAAACGGGCAAGCG
This DNA window, taken from Bryobacteraceae bacterium, encodes the following:
- the fabG-2 gene encoding beta-ketoacyl-ACP reductase, giving the protein MFHRVALVTGASRGIGREIALTLCRNQYDVVVASPEVEKNEEVAEAIRQCGGTTMTLDLDVSSRDSVKQGVDTVLRQMRRIDVLVNNAGITRDALSMRMKPEDWDRVIQINLTGAFNMAQAVIPAMMKERWGRIINIASVVGEMGNVGQANYVSSKAGLIGLTKCLALELAARNITVNAIAPGYIETDMTAVLPQEVKDRMMAMIPLKRFGQPKDIAHAVKFLASEEAGYITGAVLRVNGGMYM
- the ogl gene encoding oligogalacturonate lyase, whose translation is MMRLLLVSVACLCGAADPPVEWIDPDTGHLVRRLTDEPGSASLYFNQNGYLPGGRRLVYSTPDGISVVDWETRESRRIVSGRVRLIEAGRKHARVYYIQDGALHWTDADTGETRRVGALPPRGSIATINADETLAAGAYIEGDAQVPMAQPPAAAGQGHSLEQPRNKGQMMEQRWAARLPMAIFTMNLATGETRVIHRGNDWFNHFLFSPADPGLLLFCHEGPWHKVDRIWTIRADGAGLRKIHTRTMEMEIFGHEFWSADGRTVWYDLQTPRGEVFWLAGLNLETGERTWYRLQRNEWSIHFNVSRDGTLFCGDGGDPGQVARAPDGRWIYLFRPERILNRGVEDPALIRPGVLRAEKLVNMAKHDYRLEPNVSFTPDAKWVVFRSNMLGPTYVFAVRVVPEKTPSPPPKPAE